In Methanothermus fervidus DSM 2088, a single genomic region encodes these proteins:
- a CDS encoding KH domain protein (COGs: COG1094 RNA-binding protein (contains KH domains)~InterPro IPR004088: IPR018111: IPR004087: IPR019964~KEGG: mth:MTH1006 putative RNA-processing protein~PFAM: K Homology, type 1, subgroup~SMART: KH domain protein~SPTR: O27087 Conserved protein~TIGRFAM: KH domain protein~PFAM: KH domain~TIGRFAM: arCOG04150 universal archaeal KH domain protein) — MVTEEYIRIPRERIGVLIGKNGSTKKHIENSTQTKLEIDSESGMVTIIPKSESIDPMYVLKARDIVRAIGRGFSPEVALRLLNEDVMLDVIDISDYVGRSKKAIRRQKGRIIGKDGKTRQIIENMTGANISVYGKTVALIGDLEEIRIAREAVEMLLEGAKHGTVYRFLEKKQQEMKVKRFKETFGIK; from the coding sequence GTGGTAACAGAAGAGTACATTAGGATTCCTAGGGAAAGAATAGGAGTGTTGATAGGCAAAAATGGAAGTACTAAAAAACACATTGAAAATTCTACACAAACAAAACTAGAAATTGATAGTGAAAGTGGAATGGTTACAATAATTCCTAAATCAGAAAGTATAGATCCTATGTATGTGTTAAAAGCTAGAGACATTGTTAGAGCTATAGGTAGGGGATTTAGTCCAGAAGTTGCTTTAAGATTACTTAATGAAGATGTCATGCTTGATGTGATTGATATATCTGATTATGTAGGTAGATCCAAAAAGGCCATAAGAAGACAAAAAGGTCGTATAATTGGAAAAGATGGGAAAACAAGACAAATAATTGAGAACATGACTGGAGCAAATATTTCAGTGTATGGAAAAACTGTGGCATTAATTGGAGACTTAGAAGAAATTAGAATAGCAAGAGAAGCTGTTGAAATGTTATTAGAGGGTGCAAAACACGGCACTGTTTATAGATTTTTAGAAAAGAAGCAACAAGAAATGAAAGTAAAAAGATTCAAAGAAACCTTTGGGATAAAATAA